The window AACCTTAAAAAAGATTCGATTTTTTAGCTATCCATTTCTTTAAATTATTTTACTGTAATTCGATCCGCTTCTCCACCATCCAATTCAACGATCACCGTTTCCCCGCTGTAATCATCGTTCAGCTTGCTCAGTGAGATACTCTTGCCTTTGGCGTCCTTCACAGTAACATTCTTATCTAAAATAAATAAATGTCTTACTCCGTTTCTGGTGCCGTTGTCCTGGATGAGGTAAATACGTGAAGCATTTATTTTATCCAATTTTCCCTCAATGGTGATATCCTCTTGTTCTGTGATAGTGATACGGGTAACTAGGCTGTCCTCTATCCGGAGATCCGCTTCGGAGCCAATAATGATTTTTTCCAAACTATTGCCATTATTGTTCCCTCTTACCGTTACATCCTCTTCTAAATTATAACTGGTCTTTTTACCGCTTTTCTCCAGGGTGATTTTCTCATCATCAATATCCAGATCAGTAATGACTCCAGAGTAGGTCCCATCTTTATTGGAAGAAGAACCGGTTAGAATATTAATTAAAAAGACTTCACCGTCTTCATTCAAGAGCAGCCTCACGTCGTCTCCCTTGCTGATGTACCGGAAACTGCGGCTTTTAGAGTCTTCCAGAACGGACACTTTGCTGATAACATCATAGGTTTTGCTTTTGTCCCTGGAGTCCTTAACTCTAATGGTTAGATCATAGGTATCCAGGGCGGTAACCTCGCCTTCCACCACTTCAACATTCAGGATATCGATTCTTGTTACCTCGTCCCGGGAATTCAATTTTAATTTGACATAGTCCTCCTTACTAAGGTCTTTAAAGTCTCTATTTTTACTGCTGCTGCCTTTATAGACCTCAACATCCTCGTCCACATCATAGGTCTTTTCATCTCCGTCGGACAGCTTGATACTAATCCGGTAGCTGCCGGAGGTTTTAATATAGGTAACTTCTCCCTCACGGTTCGAAACGCTGGCTGAAGTCGCCTTCTTCAGCCGAACGGACTGCACTTTGCCCTGGTCGGTTAATTCCATTTCCACGGTATCGTCTTCTTCCACATCTTTATAACTGATGGTATCCCCATCCCGGTCCTTTATCTTGCAGTTGGAAGCAAAGTCCAGGGTACGCTCGTAGCGGTCATCATCCTTATAGGTGATACTCGAGGAATCAATACTGACAACATCCCCAAAAACTTTACGGGTTTCATTAAGGGGGGTAATCTCGGTTACAACTCCACCGGACTTGGTAAGAGCCACCCTTTGACCCCTTGCAAATCCCATAAGGCTGGAACTAAAACGGGTGGTGTCAATCTGCTGGGAGGTATCGTCGTCATAGTGAATCGTAACATAATCCAAATACACATTGACGACATACCCTTTTATTTGACTGCCGGTCACCGTGGTGGGTGGAGTAACCGGAACCGGATCAGGGGTAACGGTATTTGTATTACCGGAAACTGCCGCTGTGGTATAAGCCAAAAACTTTACTTTATTGTCCGAACCCAGGGCCACTTTTACATTTTCATTGGCCTTAAAGGAACTTAAACTGCTTTTTTTGCCGTCACGATAGTAAACAGCATCACCGGCCAGACTATAGGTTACGGTTTGTCCGCCCTTTACAGCCGTAAAGCTTTTATTGGTCGTATTAATTGAACTTAACTTGGCAATAAAATATTTGTCCGGCTGAGGGCTTATTTTACCGTTTTCAAACAAGCGGGCAATAATCACCGCCATTTCCCCCCGGGTTACATTGGCGTTGGGATCAAATTTATTGCCGGTTTTTCCCACCATGATGCCGTGTTTAACCGCGGCGGCCACAAAGGGCTTTAAACTATCGGCAATGGCTGCATTATCGGTAAAGTTTAACTCATAGCCATCCGCCGACAGCTTTAAAGCATTGGCAAATAACACGGCGATTTCCGCCCGGCTGGCCGGGTGCTTGGGGTCCATGGTGGGGATGCCGCTTTTGGAAATATAGCCCTTATCCGCCGCAAAGGCAATATTTTTCTTGCCCCATTCCGGGAAATTGGAGGGGAAATTGTATCCCCCCTCAGCCATGTTGTAGGTGTCTGCTTCACTCCTGTGGCCCAAGGCCCGGTTCAGCATCACTACGGCCTCCAGCCGGTTCACCGAATCCTTCGGAGCAAAGATAGTAGTACTGCGTCCGCTCACAATATCCGCCGCATTACACTCCACAATGGGCTGCTCCCACCACTGGCCGGAGATATCCTGAAATGCGGCTATGGCAGGTGTCGTCCAAAGTACGGTCGACACCAAAGAAATGGTCATAGTAAAAAGTAATAAAAGAAACTTTTTTTTCAAATTTCTCCCCCCTGTTGCGCTTATTTTTACAGTTAACTACCTATTATTAGAGACGCATATAAAAAGATTTTGTATCGAAATAAATGTAAAAAATTTGGTAAATTTAATTTTTATAAAAATCAATTTTTATAGTAAAGCCGTCCAGGATAAATAAAAAAGGACAATAGGAAAAATCCTGTTGTCCTCTCCACATCAAATTTTACCGAAAGAGCTTCCGGTTATGATTTAAAGGATTTAGCTTCCAACCACTCCACAAAAGGATTAAAACTCCTACCCCCACACAAAGGATGGCGTAGACTCCCCAATAAGGTAGTGCCATTTCCCTCCCCGGTCCAATGGTAGCATTTTCACCTAGAATTCTCATCATCACCATAAATGGGTTAATATCCTGCAACAATTGAACTACCAAGGGCGTTTCCCGTAGAGGAATCTGAGCCAGGTTCAATTGAGAACGGTAAAGTTCATAAATAAAGGCTGCCAGGAAAGCGGTTCCGGCCACCAGCGAAAAGACAATGCCGTAAGCGGTCACCGTGCTTATCCCGGTTCGCTTGAAATAGGTGGAGCACCCTACACCCACGGCAGCAAATAAAAACATGGAGATCAGAAAGAAAGCCAGCACCCCCATAATTTGCGAAGGCGCCATACCGCCGTACATGAATACCAGGCTGTATAAAGGCAGGGTGGTAAAAAGTAATAATGCCGTAAAGGCGCAGGAGGAAATCATTTTACTGATTACGATGCTTAGGGGGCTAAGCTCGGTGGTTAATAGAACATTTAGTGTTTGCCGTTCTCTCTCCCCACTGATGACTCCGGCGGTAAGGCCTGGAACCACAAAGGCCAGCAGTCCCAGTTGAGCCACACTTAAAACTGCAAAGATTTCTTTACTGCTGCCCGGCTGAAAAAAGGCCGGGGCACTGCGCCAGCGCAGGTAGATAAAGCCCAGGGCAAACCCGCCCAATACCATCAGGTACAGGAATATCACCAGCACTGAACGGTAGGAGCGAAACTGCTGCCGCAACTCCTTTAACAATACCGGGTTTAATTCTCTCATATTATCCCACCTCCCCGGTCATGGCCATAAAGGCATCCTCTAAATTACCCCTTACTTCGGCAAACTCCAGCACAACCCAGCCCTGATCCATTATTCCACGCAGCAGTCTGCCCTGGGCGGTTTTATCCCCGGTAAAGGAAACCCTGGCCCAGCCCGCATCGCTGTCCACATGGGTTACTTCCGGCCGGTCCGTGAGGAAGTCCACCAGTTGAGGCAGCCGGTCGGACACCTCCACCTTCAAAATTCTTGCTCCCTGGCGGGCTGCCGTCACTTCTTCAACGGTTCCGTTGGCCACCAGGCGGCCCTGTTCAAGAATGGCAATGTTATCACACATCTCCGCCAGTTCAGGCAGAATATGGGAACTAATGAGAATGGTTTTGTTCATCCTTTTCAGTTGGCGGATGACTTCCTTCATCTCGGCCCTGGCCCTGGGGTCCAGCCCCGAGGCGGGTTCGTCCAAAATGAGCACAACCGGATCGTGAACCAGGCAGCGGGCCAGGGCCAGCCGCTGCTTCATACCTCTGGAGAGTAAATCCACGTAGGCATCCGCCTTATCACTAAGATTCACGATCTCCAGCAGATCTCTAATGAGAGTCGGCCGCTGCTTGGCCGGAAGACGATAGGCAGCGGCGTAAAATTCAAGATACTCGGTGGTTTTTAAGCCGTCATACACACCAAAGAAGTCAGGCATATAACCAATCAAACGGCGCACCTGGGAGGGCTGCTTCATAACATCATACCCTCCCACAACGGCGGTTCCCCGGTCCGGGGCCAGCAGGGTGGCCATAATGGACATGACGGTGGTTTTTCCTGCTCCATTGGGTCCAATCAACCCGTAAACCTTGCCGGATTCAATCTCCAGGCTAAAATCATGCAAGGCATAGTTATGTCCATAGATTTTGGTTAAAGCTTGAATGGTCACCGCCTTCATGGGTTCATCCCCCCTTCCACGGATATGGCCGGCAGGATAATGCGATCCGTTTTGCCTGCTCCGGTATTCTTCTCTACCAGGATACGGCATTCACCGAAAGGAGAATGGAAACGCTGAAGTTCATCGGATTCTATTTTTTGCCCGGCAGACGGTATCTCCACCCATTTTGTTTGCTGCCAATCATAAATTTTTACGGTCAGGTTACCGCTTTGCTGGGGTGAAAATTCCATATCCACCACCCGGTAAGACTTGTCGCCAAAGGGCCGGTTCAAATTCACCGCCAAAGTTAGCTTGCCTTCAAAAAGGGTATATCCCAGCGGGTTCTGCTCATAGGCTCCCTTGGAGTCAACCATTTTTGCCTGCAGCATGCCCGGCGGCAGTTGAACGATTTTACCCGGTGGCAGTTCTACTTCCAGTTCCTGTTTCATCAGCAGCAGGTTATAATCCCGGACATCTTGACGGTCCGACAGAATCTTAAACATCCCTAGGGAATTGTCACTCCAGCCTAGGAAAAGCGCCGTACTATGTTCCGTTCCATAAATGGATGAATGCAGTACCGAATCCAGCATCTGCCTTTCCCGAAGGTACAAGTCCCTTTCACCGGGTATTTGGGGCGGCACCATTTCATTTCTGAAGTCATTGGGTCCTAAACTTGCCCGCCACTGGTCCAGAGACTGGTTGATCTCCACCGTGCCGCCGGCTGGAATTTTATCTATAGTGAGGGTTCTGTCCCCAAGCACAATGCGGCAGTCCCTTAAATCCAGTTTAGAACGGTTCTCTAACTTCCCTTTGATGAAACCATCATCGAAAATCAGTTTTCCACCAATGGAACCCAGATCCTTTTTGATGGCCGAAGCTCTGGCCAGACGCATGGACCAGTATTCAACATCAGGATAAGATAATCTCGGAGCGCTTTTATCATCATAGTGAATCACAGGAGCCTTTTGATTGTTCGCATAATTATTGGAGGGCCAGACCATGGCTCCCTTGGCCCCTTGCACATTCAGGGTGCCGCCGTAAGGGCTGACAAAGGCGGCAGTGGCATTTACCCAAGCGGTGTCCTGATCCATAATGTCCACCACAGCCAGAGTCTGGCTGATGGGCGCATTAATCCGCTGGGCCGGTGACAGAAGATAAACCACCACAGTGGTTGCCACCGCACAGGCCGGAATAAGCCACCACATCCAGTCCCGCCGGTCGTGACGCTTTAATACATAGTAAAGTCCCGGCCCCACCACAACAATATAAACTGCCCAGGCTAAAATCACCTGGGGTACCGGCGGAGTTTTTAACTGGGGCAGGTAGCTGGCTGCATTGCCCAATACATCGTTGTTTATTTGTTTTAGGCTCTGGGCCTCTCGTAGATTAATCAGGTTTGTATCAAAAACTAAGGGCCAAATGGCGGCAGATTCGGAAGTAAGGCTCTCCAGCGCAACACCGCTGTAGACCACCCGCCCTTTGCCCAGGTTGTGGGAAGCCACCACCACATCCCCGTTCACCTTCGTTAACACATCTCCCCGGATCAGTTCCCCGGTGGTAACCACCAAGTTTCCCCGGACCAACTGAAGTCCTCCCAGGTCCGCTGAAACGACCTTTTGTTCTACCGCTTTTACCGGTGAGATATCACTGAAAGGACCGTTGTCCTGGGATCCCGCCCCTCCGGAAAGAATCATCATGCCGCCCAGGTAAACCCAATCCTTGAGTAGCTTGATCTGACTCTGGGTTAACCCGGCTAGAGCCTGGTCATCTACAATAATAATATCGGCTAGACCCAGTTCCAAAGGGTCCTGGGGCAAATGGGCGGGGGCCAAAAATTTTACCGTGGTTTGCCCGGCAAAGGTATTGTCCAGCCAGGCGGCAATGCCGCCTCGCAGAGGCTTTTCCCCCAGGCTCAGGGCAATCAGACCCCCATTCACAGCCGTCCCCTGTATAGGGCTGGCGGTAACCGGAGCTCCGTCTACCAGCAAAACCACCATGGTCTCCATATTCAGGATGTCTCCGGAAACGGTCATGTTGGTTGTTATTTCGCTTCCTCTGGGGATTTCCACCGATTTCTGAAACCTCATGCCGGCACGGGAACCCTGTCCCCTTTTATTAACAGGTTCAATCACCAGTAATCCTTTAAAGCCTTGGCCCTGATTGTTAATAGTAATTTCCAGCCCTGCCGGCATCCCTACTTTGTAAAGACCGCTTAAACCGGGCTGCACGGTAAGTTTCACCCGGTCAGCCTTTTCTTCCGCCACGGACACGGTGGGCCACAGGAAGGTCACCAGCAGCATCATTAAAAGAATCAGGCCCGGGGTATGGATCGGTTGCCCCCTATGCCGTTTTATTTCCATTGATTAGTCCCTCCGCTTCTCCCACCGTTCTTCCAGCCTTAACTTTACTAAGGCCACCGTGTCGCCGTCACGGCGAGCATATAATAACCATTTTCCCTCTGGCCCAAAAACATGGCCTTCACATTTATTTACTTCATTCAACATCAATGTTTTTGGCTCATGATCTCCTGTTGTTTCCTGCTGCCGCAGCCAATTGATCACCATTCCCGAAACACGATTTTCCGGTTCCACCAAAAGACTGCTGCCGGCCAGCCAGCCCTCTCCCCGGGACAATCGCTGCAGGGCTGGAGAACCGTCTTTTCCCAGATAGGAAATCCGGATTTCGCTGGCCTGTTGCCGGACGCTGTATTGAGGTTCACCGTTGGGCATAAAGGTAAGCACCCGCTCTTGGGTTTTCTCAACGGTAAAGGCTAAATAACCATTGTTGCTCCAGGTTGGCGTTTCTCCCTGTCCCAACAAATCCGCGCCTCCGGTTTGCAGATTTACAAGGTAAAGGTCATATCCCTCCCGGTCGCTGCTGGGCCTCTGCACCACCAAGTGTTGACCGTCCGGGCCCCAGGCGGGGTAATCTCCCTCGGTAACCAGTCGGCTGGTACCGTCCTGTAGTCTTATAAAAATACGGGCAACTCCTCCTGCATCGGTGGAGACGTAGGCCAATTTTTTGCCGTCCGGTGAAAATACCATATTGTTAATATGAGTGGGAGGAGTGCCTTCTTTCATTATCCGATTATCCTGCAAAGCATCGGACGCATGGTCCATAGTCGAATTGAGACGACTGGCTTTCGCTTCCGACATAAGCTGGTCGGCAGCCAGATCCCTGATTTCCTCGGTTCCCTCCCGATTCCCTTGCACAAAGGAAACCCGTTGGCCATCCGGGGACCAGCTTGGAGAGTGGAAATACACACCCTCCGGGGGCTCCAGAGAGGCCAGTTGAACACCCGTCTCAGAGAGAAGCACCATCCCACCGCCGCGAACCACCAGTATTTTACTGCCGTCTGGGCTGACCGCCGGCTGCAGGGGCTGAGATTCGGTCCAAAAACGGGTAATCTCCTGGGGAGAATCCGCCGCTTCAAGAATCACCTGCCCCCCGGTTTGACGCCAAAGGCCAACCAGAGCCAATACCGCCAGAAATACTGCCACTCCCCCCAGGACCGGAGTAAAACGCCGCCATCCCTTTCCGGGTTCCCCGGCAGGACAGGCTGCAGCGGATTCAGGCACAATCCTTCCAGCCAATTGAAGTTCCTGCTGCCGCAGCAGCAGCTTTTTACGCAATTCTGACTGCAGCCTGCGGTTTACCGGAACCGCTTCCCGGACTTGACGCATGTGACCGACCAATTGGCTTAACCCGTCTTCCCCCTCCTGCCTTGCTTTGAGCCAATTTTCAATGGGAAGTACCTTAGTTTCCGTTTCCCTGAAATCATCCTTTGACATCAGGCACTCCCCCCTTCATCTCGAACATAACTGCGCCGGAGCTGTTTAAGGGCCCGATGGTGCAGCATGCGCACCGCCGGTTCCGTCTTCCCCAGCACCTCCGCAATCTGAGAGAACCTGAGATCCCCGGCATAGCGCAGGGCCACCACATCCCGGTAATCCGGCGAGAGATTTTTTAATAACTGCCGGAGTTTTTTAAGCTCTTCCCCTTGAAGGATCTTTTCCTCGGGCCCTCCATCGGTTCCCGCGGCCAATTCCAGCATAATATCCCGGGTGGCATACTCCCTCCGCCCCCGGAAATAATCCACATAAACGTTATGGGCGATCCGAAAAATCCAAGCGGCAAAGGGACCCTCTCCCCGGTATTTATCAAATTTTTCCAGTGCTTTCATAAAAACGGCTGTGGTTAAGTCGTCGGCATCCCAAGTATGATCCACCCGGTATCTCAAATAGCGATTTACCGGTTCAAAATACCGATCATATAAGATTTCAAAGGGCAAACTGGCATCTGGATGCCTTTGCTTTTTATCTGGGGTCATAGAGGATTCCCTCATTTCAATTCTGTGCTTCGAACCGATTCATTCATAAAGACGGAAGGTTAAAACAAACGTAACGCTTATGTAAAAAAACTTACTGACTGCCGACTCTACAAAAAAAATCCGCCACAAAAGCATTCGCGGCGGACCTTTTTTCTTTACTAGTTACTCCATAATCAAATGAGGTTTATTGGGGATGCAGTGCAGTGCCTTAACCCAGCGAACGGTCTTGGTATGAGCCCGCATCACGATGGAATGGGTTTCCGCCCGGTCGTTCCCCACAAAGCGAACTCCTTTTAAAAGTTCCCCGTCGGTTACTCCGGTGGCGGCAAAAATGGCATCGTCTCCCCTGACCATATCATTCATCATTAATACCTGTCTGGGATCCTTTAATCCCATTTTTATACAGCGGTCGTATTCCTCCTGATCCGCCGGCACCAGACGCCCCTGCTGTTCACCGCCCAGCGCTTTAATGGCTGCGGCGGAGATAACGCCTTCCGGCGCACCGCCGGTACCAATGTAGAGATCAATACCGGTTTCCTCAAAGCAAGTGGCAATAGCTGCGCCCACATCACCATCACTGAAGAGACGCACCCGGGCACCGGTACGGCGAACAGCCTCAATGATTTCCTGGTGACGTTCCCGCTCCAGGATCATCACCGTACAATCCTGAATTCTTTTCCGGTTGGCCCGGGCTACAATTTCAAGGGTCCGGGGCACCGGATCGTCAATGTGAATGAGACCTGCCGCCCTTGGACCCACAGCAATTTTCTCCATATACATGTCCGGGGCATGGAGCAGGTTTCCCTTATCGGATACAGCCACCACCGCCAGCGCATTGTTTAAACCTTTGGCCACAATATTGGTGCCTTCCAGAGGGTCCACCGCCACATCCACTTCCGGTCCGTGCCCGGATCCTACCCTCTCACCAATATAAAGCATGGGCGCCTCGTCCATTTCCCCCTCGCCAATGACCACTGTGCCGTTCATATTTACAGAATCAAACATTGCCCGCATCGCACTGGTAGCCGCTTGATCCGCCTCGTTTTTCTTTCCTCTGCCCATCCACCGGGAAGAGGCCAGTGCCGCTACCTCCGTAACCCTGACAATTTCCAAAGCAAGTTCTCTATCCACACAGGAAACCTCCTTAAAAACTAACCTTATTATTTATTATAGCACCCTAAAGACAAGTTAGGATTATTTTTTTTAACCTTGACACAATGAAGCAAAATGTTTAATCTTAACCCAAGATTCATTTTAAATTAATGTAGGGGTGATAAAATAGAAACAACGAAAGGAGGGTTCCTTTATGTCGGAAAAGGAAAAAGCTATTCGGGCTCTCTCTGAAATGATTTGCCAGAATGAGGCCCGGCAGGAAAAACAGCAGGAGCTTAAGGATTGGTTTAACAAGCTCAACGCCGATCTCCGCAAAGCAATTGAATCACTTCAACAGGGGGCTTAAAACAGGCCTTTTTTTATTGCCTAAAAACCTTGTTGGGTTTAAAATAAAGAAGTGTTATGAACACGATAGTAGATTTTAATCATTGCAGGAGGCTAAAATGGAGCAGCAACAGAAAGTCCGGTTTAAACGGGACTTTTTTCTTTTTATTCTGGCCGGATCCTTTTTAGGGTTGTACAGTGGATTGTATGATCCTTCCTTTAACAACTATTTAAATGACATATTTCATATCAGCGAAGTGGCCCGGGGTGGCTTGGAGTTTCCCAGGGAATTGCCGGGTTTCCTGGTGGTGTTTACCACCGGGCTGCTAATTTTCCTGCCGGATGTGCGCATTGCCCTGATAGCCAACCTGATTCTGGCCCTGGGTTTATTTGGCCAGGGCTTCCTCTCACCCGATTTTACCTGGGTGGTTGTGTGGATGATCCTCTGGAGTGTTGGCGCCCACCTCTATATGCCTTTGGAATCCAGCATCGGGGTTAGCCTGGCCAAACCCGGGGAGGTGGGAAAAAGACTGGGGCAGTTGGGAGCTTTTAAAACGGCCGCATCCCTGATCGGTTTTTTAATCGTATGGGTTGGCTTTGAATTTTTCCATATGAGTTACCGTACGGTATTTGCTCTGGCCGGTTTCTGCGGCCTGGCCGCAGCCCTCTGTCTTTTGCTGATGACCCCGCAAAAAAGTCGGCTGAAAAGGCAGCGACTTCTTTTTAAACGAAAATACCTGCTTTTTTACTGGCTGAACGTACTATATGGCGCCCGTAAACAGGTGTTCTTGACCTTTGCGCCCTGGGTATTAATTAAAATCTTTCATCAACCCGTTTCCACCTTTGCGATCCTTGGCCTGGTGGGAACCCTTGCAGGCATTGTTTTCCGCCCTCTGCTGGGCAGGGCCATTGACCGCTACGGCGAACGTTTGGTGATTACTTTGGAATCAATTTCCCTGGTGTTCATTTGTCTCGGTTATGGCTTTGCCCGGGAAGTAGGTATAGGCTCTTTGGCCATTTGGCTGGTTTATACCTGCTATGTGGCGGATCAATTACTCTTTGCCTGCAATATGGCCCGGGCCACCTATTTAAATAAAATTGTGGATTCACCGGCAGATCTAACCCCTACTCTATCCATGGGATTGACCATCGACCACATGGTCTCCATGACCATTCCCTTCTTTGGAGGACTGTTATGGATGAAAATGGGCTATCAATATATTTTTCTGATGGCAGCGGTGATCGCCCTAATGAATTTATACGCCGCCCTGAAGATGAAGGTAGGGGAACCGGCGGAAAGCAAAAGCTCATTAAAGCCCTAGGTCCGGGACTTCGCCAAGCAAGCTTCTCATATCCTCCGGAAGGGAACTTTTCAATTGCAGCGGTTTCCCGGTTACAGGATGCCGGAAGGCCAAATAAGTGCAGTGAAGGGCCTGACGCTTGATCACCGAGGTGTCTCCTCCATAAAGGCCATCCCCCCATAATGGATGGCCCAGGTAAGCCAGATGCACCCGAATCTGGTGGGTTCTCCCGGTTTCCAGTTCCAGGCGGACCAAGCTGCCGCCGGCAAAAGAGTGCAACACCTCAAAATGGGTTATGGCGGTTTTACCTGCGGGAGAAATCCTCCTCCTGGTAAAACTGCTTTCTTCCCTGGCGATGGGGAGACAGATGCTTCCTCGTTGCCGGTCAAGCTTCCCCTGCACCACCGCCAGGTAGCGGCGGGTTAATAAACCTTGGGCCATTTGCCGGGCCAACTGTTGATGGGCATAAGAACTCCGCGCCACCAGCACCAGTCCGGAAGTATCCCGGTCCAGACGGTGCACCGGCCTGAAGCGGTCTACAATCCCCTGCTGCCGCCAGTGGTACAAAACGCCGTTGGCCAGCGTTCCCTCGACTTGAGTGGTTAGGGGGTGAACCAGCATACCGGGGGGTTTGTTCACCGCCAGAATATCCCTGTCTTCATAAATAATCTCCAAATCCAGCTTCTGGGGCATTACCCGGCTTTCTTCCGCTGCCAGCACCAATTCCAGCCGTTGACCCGGCATCACCCGAACATTGCTGTACACCGGTTCTCCGTTGAGTAAAATTCCTTCCTGCCTTTTAGCCCGGCGCAGCAGGGTACGGGAAACTCCCAAGGCCTGGCGCAGCACTTTCTCCACCAGCCAACCGTCCATTTTCTGGTCAATG is drawn from Desulforamulus ruminis DSM 2154 and contains these coding sequences:
- a CDS encoding ABC transporter ATP-binding protein: MKAVTIQALTKIYGHNYALHDFSLEIESGKVYGLIGPNGAGKTTVMSIMATLLAPDRGTAVVGGYDVMKQPSQVRRLIGYMPDFFGVYDGLKTTEYLEFYAAAYRLPAKQRPTLIRDLLEIVNLSDKADAYVDLLSRGMKQRLALARCLVHDPVVLILDEPASGLDPRARAEMKEVIRQLKRMNKTILISSHILPELAEMCDNIAILEQGRLVANGTVEEVTAARQGARILKVEVSDRLPQLVDFLTDRPEVTHVDSDAGWARVSFTGDKTAQGRLLRGIMDQGWVVLEFAEVRGNLEDAFMAMTGEVG
- a CDS encoding PD40 domain-containing protein, producing the protein MSKDDFRETETKVLPIENWLKARQEGEDGLSQLVGHMRQVREAVPVNRRLQSELRKKLLLRQQELQLAGRIVPESAAACPAGEPGKGWRRFTPVLGGVAVFLAVLALVGLWRQTGGQVILEAADSPQEITRFWTESQPLQPAVSPDGSKILVVRGGGMVLLSETGVQLASLEPPEGVYFHSPSWSPDGQRVSFVQGNREGTEEIRDLAADQLMSEAKASRLNSTMDHASDALQDNRIMKEGTPPTHINNMVFSPDGKKLAYVSTDAGGVARIFIRLQDGTSRLVTEGDYPAWGPDGQHLVVQRPSSDREGYDLYLVNLQTGGADLLGQGETPTWSNNGYLAFTVEKTQERVLTFMPNGEPQYSVRQQASEIRISYLGKDGSPALQRLSRGEGWLAGSSLLVEPENRVSGMVINWLRQQETTGDHEPKTLMLNEVNKCEGHVFGPEGKWLLYARRDGDTVALVKLRLEERWEKRRD
- a CDS encoding S-layer homology domain-containing protein → MKKKFLLLLFTMTISLVSTVLWTTPAIAAFQDISGQWWEQPIVECNAADIVSGRSTTIFAPKDSVNRLEAVVMLNRALGHRSEADTYNMAEGGYNFPSNFPEWGKKNIAFAADKGYISKSGIPTMDPKHPASRAEIAVLFANALKLSADGYELNFTDNAAIADSLKPFVAAAVKHGIMVGKTGNKFDPNANVTRGEMAVIIARLFENGKISPQPDKYFIAKLSSINTTNKSFTAVKGGQTVTYSLAGDAVYYRDGKKSSLSSFKANENVKVALGSDNKVKFLAYTTAAVSGNTNTVTPDPVPVTPPTTVTGSQIKGYVVNVYLDYVTIHYDDDTSQQIDTTRFSSSLMGFARGQRVALTKSGGVVTEITPLNETRKVFGDVVSIDSSSITYKDDDRYERTLDFASNCKIKDRDGDTISYKDVEEDDTVEMELTDQGKVQSVRLKKATSASVSNREGEVTYIKTSGSYRISIKLSDGDEKTYDVDEDVEVYKGSSSKNRDFKDLSKEDYVKLKLNSRDEVTRIDILNVEVVEGEVTALDTYDLTIRVKDSRDKSKTYDVISKVSVLEDSKSRSFRYISKGDDVRLLLNEDGEVFLINILTGSSSNKDGTYSGVITDLDIDDEKITLEKSGKKTSYNLEEDVTVRGNNNGNSLEKIIIGSEADLRIEDSLVTRITITEQEDITIEGKLDKINASRIYLIQDNGTRNGVRHLFILDKNVTVKDAKGKSISLSKLNDDYSGETVIVELDGGEADRITVK
- a CDS encoding ABC transporter permease → MRELNPVLLKELRQQFRSYRSVLVIFLYLMVLGGFALGFIYLRWRSAPAFFQPGSSKEIFAVLSVAQLGLLAFVVPGLTAGVISGERERQTLNVLLTTELSPLSIVISKMISSCAFTALLLFTTLPLYSLVFMYGGMAPSQIMGVLAFFLISMFLFAAVGVGCSTYFKRTGISTVTAYGIVFSLVAGTAFLAAFIYELYRSQLNLAQIPLRETPLVVQLLQDINPFMVMMRILGENATIGPGREMALPYWGVYAILCVGVGVLILLWSGWKLNPLNHNRKLFR
- a CDS encoding RluA family pseudouridine synthase, whose product is MENHRENRIKIIIDQKMDGWLVEKVLRQALGVSRTLLRRAKRQEGILLNGEPVYSNVRVMPGQRLELVLAAEESRVMPQKLDLEIIYEDRDILAVNKPPGMLVHPLTTQVEGTLANGVLYHWRQQGIVDRFRPVHRLDRDTSGLVLVARSSYAHQQLARQMAQGLLTRRYLAVVQGKLDRQRGSICLPIAREESSFTRRRISPAGKTAITHFEVLHSFAGGSLVRLELETGRTHQIRVHLAYLGHPLWGDGLYGGDTSVIKRQALHCTYLAFRHPVTGKPLQLKSSLPEDMRSLLGEVPDLGL
- a CDS encoding MFS transporter translates to MEQQQKVRFKRDFFLFILAGSFLGLYSGLYDPSFNNYLNDIFHISEVARGGLEFPRELPGFLVVFTTGLLIFLPDVRIALIANLILALGLFGQGFLSPDFTWVVVWMILWSVGAHLYMPLESSIGVSLAKPGEVGKRLGQLGAFKTAASLIGFLIVWVGFEFFHMSYRTVFALAGFCGLAAALCLLLMTPQKSRLKRQRLLFKRKYLLFYWLNVLYGARKQVFLTFAPWVLIKIFHQPVSTFAILGLVGTLAGIVFRPLLGRAIDRYGERLVITLESISLVFICLGYGFAREVGIGSLAIWLVYTCYVADQLLFACNMARATYLNKIVDSPADLTPTLSMGLTIDHMVSMTIPFFGGLLWMKMGYQYIFLMAAVIALMNLYAALKMKVGEPAESKSSLKP
- the glpX gene encoding class II fructose-bisphosphatase is translated as MDRELALEIVRVTEVAALASSRWMGRGKKNEADQAATSAMRAMFDSVNMNGTVVIGEGEMDEAPMLYIGERVGSGHGPEVDVAVDPLEGTNIVAKGLNNALAVVAVSDKGNLLHAPDMYMEKIAVGPRAAGLIHIDDPVPRTLEIVARANRKRIQDCTVMILERERHQEIIEAVRRTGARVRLFSDGDVGAAIATCFEETGIDLYIGTGGAPEGVISAAAIKALGGEQQGRLVPADQEEYDRCIKMGLKDPRQVLMMNDMVRGDDAIFAATGVTDGELLKGVRFVGNDRAETHSIVMRAHTKTVRWVKALHCIPNKPHLIME
- a CDS encoding RNA polymerase sigma factor, encoding MTPDKKQRHPDASLPFEILYDRYFEPVNRYLRYRVDHTWDADDLTTAVFMKALEKFDKYRGEGPFAAWIFRIAHNVYVDYFRGRREYATRDIMLELAAGTDGGPEEKILQGEELKKLRQLLKNLSPDYRDVVALRYAGDLRFSQIAEVLGKTEPAVRMLHHRALKQLRRSYVRDEGGSA